One window of the Klebsiella oxytoca genome contains the following:
- the leuA gene encoding 2-isopropylmalate synthase, giving the protein MSQQVIIFDTTLRDGEQALQASLSVKEKLQIAMALERMGVDVMEVGFPVSSPGDFESVQTIARTIKNSRVCALARCVEKDIDVAAESLKVAEAFRIHTFIATSPMHIATKLRSNLDEVIERAIYMVKRARNYTDDVEFSCEDAGRTPIADLARVVEAAINAGARTINIPDTVGYTMPFEFANIITGLYEHVPNIDKAIISVHTHDDLGIAVGNALAAVHAGARQVEGAMNGIGERAGNCSLEEVIMAIKVRKDIMNVHTRINHQEIWRTSQTVSQICNMPIPANKAIVGTGAFAHSSGIHQDGVLKNRENYEIMTPESIGLNQVQLNLTSRSGRAAVKHRMEEMGYKDTDYNMDHLYEAFLKLADKKGQVFDYDLEALAFINKQQEEPEHFRLDYFSVQSGSSDIATASVKLACGEETKAEAANGNGPVDAVYQAINRITGYDIELVKYDLNAKGQGKDALGQVDIVVNYNGRRFHGVGLATDIVESSAKAMVHVLNNIWRAAEVEKELQRKAQNKENNKETV; this is encoded by the coding sequence ATGAGCCAGCAAGTCATTATTTTCGATACAACCTTACGCGACGGTGAACAAGCGTTACAAGCCAGCCTGAGTGTGAAAGAGAAACTGCAGATTGCCATGGCCCTGGAAAGAATGGGCGTTGACGTAATGGAAGTGGGCTTTCCAGTCTCATCGCCGGGCGACTTTGAGTCAGTTCAAACCATTGCGCGCACTATCAAAAACAGCCGCGTTTGCGCACTGGCTCGCTGCGTAGAAAAAGATATCGACGTGGCGGCAGAGTCACTGAAGGTCGCTGAAGCGTTCCGTATCCACACCTTTATCGCCACCTCGCCGATGCATATCGCCACCAAACTGCGCAGTAACCTGGATGAAGTTATTGAACGTGCCATCTATATGGTGAAACGCGCACGTAATTATACTGACGATGTCGAGTTTTCCTGTGAAGACGCTGGCCGTACGCCGATTGCCGATCTGGCTCGCGTCGTTGAAGCTGCGATTAATGCTGGCGCCAGAACCATCAATATTCCGGATACCGTCGGCTACACCATGCCGTTCGAGTTCGCCAACATTATCACCGGCCTCTACGAACACGTACCTAATATCGACAAAGCCATTATCTCCGTCCATACCCATGACGATTTGGGTATCGCGGTGGGTAACGCCCTTGCCGCGGTCCACGCCGGCGCTCGCCAGGTTGAAGGCGCAATGAACGGCATCGGCGAGCGCGCGGGCAACTGCTCGCTGGAAGAAGTCATTATGGCGATTAAAGTGCGCAAAGACATTATGAATGTGCACACCCGCATTAATCACCAGGAAATCTGGCGCACCAGCCAGACCGTCAGCCAGATCTGTAATATGCCGATTCCTGCCAACAAAGCGATCGTCGGTACCGGCGCCTTCGCCCACTCTTCCGGTATTCACCAGGACGGCGTGCTGAAGAATCGCGAAAACTACGAAATCATGACGCCAGAATCTATCGGGCTGAACCAGGTACAGCTGAACCTGACTTCCCGCTCCGGCCGCGCAGCGGTGAAACACCGTATGGAAGAGATGGGCTATAAAGACACCGACTACAACATGGATCATCTGTATGAAGCGTTCCTGAAGCTGGCGGATAAAAAAGGCCAGGTATTCGACTATGACCTGGAAGCTTTAGCCTTTATTAACAAACAGCAGGAAGAGCCGGAGCATTTCCGTCTGGATTACTTCAGCGTGCAGTCTGGTTCCAGCGATATCGCTACCGCCTCGGTAAAACTGGCCTGCGGTGAAGAAACAAAAGCAGAAGCCGCCAACGGCAACGGCCCGGTTGACGCAGTTTATCAGGCCATTAACCGTATCACTGGCTATGACATCGAGCTGGTTAAATATGACCTGAACGCGAAAGGCCAGGGTAAAGATGCGCTGGGTCAGGTTGACATCGTGGTTAACTATAACGGTCGCCGCTTCCACGGCGTTGGTCTGGCGACAGATATCGTGGAATCTTCCGCAAAAGCTATGGTTCACGTCCTGAACAATATCTGGCGCGCCGCTGAAGTCGAAAAAGAATTGCAACGCAAAGCTCAGAATAAAGAGAACAATAAGGAAACCGTGTAA
- the leuL gene encoding leu operon leader peptide has translation MIRSIRFLSLLLLNASILRGRLLGDVHR, from the coding sequence ATGATTCGCAGCATTCGCTTTCTCAGCCTACTACTACTAAACGCATCCATTTTGCGCGGTAGGCTGTTGGGCGACGTTCATCGTTAA
- the leuO gene encoding transcriptional regulator LeuO, translated as MTVELNMLNEGIEYKSTTEVENTKPQLRMVDLNLLTVFDAVMQEQNITRAAHSLGMSQPAVSNAVSRLKVMFNDELFVRYGRGIQPTARAYQLFGSVRQALQLVQNELPGSGFEPLSSERIFNLCVCSPLDNALTSVIFNKVSEIAPNIHLVFKSALNKNTEHQLRYQEIEFVIGYEEFRRPEFACVPLFKDEMVLVTSRKHPRISGPLMENDIYQEEHAVVALDRYASFSQPWYDSADKQSRIAYQGNAMISVLNVVSQTNMVAIAPRWLASEFADKLDLQILPLPLKVNSRTCYLSWHEAAGRDKGHQWMEELLASICQR; from the coding sequence GTGACAGTGGAGTTAAATATGTTAAATGAAGGTATTGAATATAAGTCGACCACTGAGGTCGAAAATACTAAACCTCAGCTACGGATGGTCGATCTCAATCTGTTAACCGTATTTGATGCGGTAATGCAGGAGCAAAATATCACCCGCGCGGCCCACTCCCTGGGAATGTCGCAGCCAGCGGTCAGCAATGCCGTATCGCGCCTGAAGGTGATGTTCAATGATGAGTTGTTTGTTCGTTATGGCCGCGGTATCCAGCCAACTGCGCGCGCTTATCAGCTATTTGGTTCTGTACGCCAGGCATTGCAATTAGTACAGAACGAACTGCCGGGCTCGGGATTTGAGCCGCTCAGCAGCGAGCGAATCTTTAATTTATGCGTTTGCAGCCCGCTGGATAACGCTTTAACTTCGGTCATTTTTAATAAAGTGAGTGAGATTGCGCCGAACATTCATTTAGTCTTTAAATCGGCGCTGAATAAAAATACTGAACATCAATTACGTTATCAGGAAATTGAGTTCGTGATCGGTTATGAAGAGTTCCGTCGTCCGGAGTTTGCCTGCGTACCGTTATTCAAAGATGAAATGGTTCTGGTCACTAGCCGAAAACACCCGCGTATTTCCGGGCCGCTGATGGAAAATGATATTTATCAGGAAGAGCACGCCGTTGTCGCACTCGACCGTTATGCATCATTTAGCCAGCCATGGTATGACAGCGCGGATAAACAATCGCGGATTGCCTATCAAGGGAACGCGATGATTAGCGTATTAAATGTCGTTTCCCAGACCAACATGGTTGCTATCGCACCGCGTTGGTTAGCCAGTGAGTTTGCCGATAAACTGGATCTGCAAATATTACCTTTGCCTCTGAAGGTAAATAGTCGTACCTGTTATCTTTCCTGGCATGAAGCTGCGGGCCGCGATAAAGGCCATCAGTGGATGGAGGAATTACTGGCGAGTATTTGCCAACGTTAA
- the ilvI gene encoding acetolactate synthase 3 large subunit, translating into MEMLSGAEMVVQSLVDQGVKQVFGYPGGAVLDIYDALHTLGGIDHVLVRHEQAAVHMADGLARATGEVGVVLVTSGPGATNAITGIATAYMDSIPLVILSGQVATSLIGYDAFQECDMVGISRPVVKHSFLVKQTEDIPGVLKKAFWLASSGRPGPVVVDLPKDILNPAKKLPYVWPDTVSMRSYNPTTTGHKGQIKRALQTLLTAKKPVVYVGGGAINAKCEGQLYALVEKLKLPVVSSLMGLGAFPASHQQALGMLGMHGTYEANMTMHNSDVIFAVGVRFDDRTTNNLAKYCPDATVLHIDIDPTSISKTVAADVPIVGDARLVLEQMLELLEHEEAQQPLDDIRDWWQQIEQWRARHCLQYDTQSGKIKPQAVIETIWRLTNGDAYVTSDVGQHQMFAALYYPFNKPRRWINSGGLGTMGFGLPAALGVKMALPEETVICVTGDGSIQMNIQELSTALQYELPVLVLNLNNRYLGMVKQWQDMLYSGRHSQSYMESLPDFARVAEAYGHVGIRISDPQELEAKLAEALEQVRNNRLVFVDVTVDGSEHVYPMQIRGGGMDEMWLSKTERT; encoded by the coding sequence ATGGAGATGTTGTCAGGAGCCGAAATGGTCGTCCAGTCGCTGGTCGATCAGGGCGTCAAGCAAGTGTTCGGTTATCCAGGGGGCGCAGTCCTCGATATCTATGATGCGTTACATACTCTTGGCGGGATCGATCACGTTCTGGTCCGTCATGAGCAGGCTGCCGTGCACATGGCGGACGGTCTTGCTCGCGCAACCGGCGAAGTCGGGGTGGTGCTGGTAACTTCGGGGCCGGGAGCCACCAACGCGATTACCGGTATTGCGACGGCTTATATGGATTCTATTCCGCTGGTGATTCTTTCCGGCCAGGTCGCAACGTCCTTAATCGGTTATGATGCGTTTCAGGAATGCGACATGGTTGGGATCTCCCGACCGGTGGTGAAACACAGCTTTCTGGTCAAGCAAACTGAAGATATTCCCGGCGTGCTGAAAAAAGCGTTTTGGCTGGCGTCCAGCGGACGTCCCGGTCCGGTAGTAGTGGATTTACCAAAAGATATTTTGAATCCGGCGAAAAAGCTGCCATACGTTTGGCCGGATACGGTGAGCATGCGCTCATATAACCCAACTACGACGGGCCATAAAGGGCAGATTAAACGTGCTCTACAAACGTTACTGACCGCTAAAAAGCCGGTGGTTTATGTCGGCGGCGGGGCGATTAACGCAAAATGTGAAGGACAGCTGTACGCGCTGGTAGAGAAACTGAAGCTGCCGGTGGTTTCTTCACTGATGGGGCTGGGGGCTTTTCCGGCTTCGCACCAGCAGGCATTAGGGATGCTGGGCATGCATGGGACTTATGAAGCTAACATGACCATGCATAATTCCGACGTAATTTTCGCCGTCGGCGTGCGTTTTGACGATCGTACCACGAACAATCTGGCCAAGTACTGCCCTGACGCGACTGTGCTGCATATCGATATCGATCCTACTTCTATATCTAAAACCGTTGCTGCTGACGTGCCTATCGTTGGCGATGCCCGTCTGGTGCTGGAACAGATGCTGGAGCTGCTCGAACACGAGGAGGCTCAGCAGCCGCTCGATGACATCCGCGACTGGTGGCAGCAGATTGAGCAGTGGCGCGCGCGGCATTGCCTGCAATACGATACGCAAAGCGGCAAGATTAAACCGCAGGCGGTGATTGAGACTATCTGGCGGTTAACTAACGGCGATGCGTACGTGACGTCCGATGTTGGTCAGCATCAGATGTTTGCCGCGCTTTATTATCCTTTTAATAAACCTCGGCGCTGGATTAACTCCGGTGGTCTGGGAACCATGGGATTCGGCCTTCCCGCAGCGCTTGGCGTGAAGATGGCGCTGCCGGAAGAAACGGTCATTTGCGTGACCGGCGATGGCAGCATCCAGATGAATATTCAGGAGCTCTCCACCGCGCTGCAATATGAGCTGCCGGTGCTGGTGCTTAACCTGAATAACCGCTATCTGGGGATGGTTAAGCAGTGGCAGGATATGCTCTATTCCGGTCGTCATTCGCAATCCTATATGGAGTCATTACCCGATTTTGCCCGCGTAGCGGAAGCCTACGGCCATGTCGGAATTCGTATCAGCGACCCGCAGGAGCTGGAAGCGAAGCTGGCCGAGGCGCTGGAACAGGTGCGTAATAATCGGCTGGTATTTGTCGACGTAACGGTCGACGGCAGTGAGCATGTATACCCCATGCAGATTCGCGGCGGCGGTATGGACGAGATGTGGCTGAGCAAAACGGAGAGGACCTGA
- the ilvN gene encoding acetolactate synthase small subunit, with protein sequence MRRILSVLLENESGALSRVIGLFSQRGYNIESLTVAPTDDPTLSRMTIQTVGDEKAIEQIEKQLHKLVDVLRVNELGQGAHVEREIMLVKVQASGYGREEVKRNTEIFRGQIIDVTPSIYTVQLAGTSDKLDAFLASLRDVARIVEVARSGVVGLSRGDKIMR encoded by the coding sequence ATGCGCCGGATATTATCTGTATTACTGGAGAACGAGTCGGGTGCATTATCCCGCGTGATCGGCCTCTTTTCGCAGCGTGGTTATAATATTGAAAGCCTGACGGTAGCGCCGACGGACGATCCGACGCTATCCAGAATGACGATTCAAACCGTTGGTGATGAAAAAGCGATTGAGCAGATAGAGAAGCAGCTGCACAAGCTGGTAGACGTCCTGCGCGTTAACGAGCTTGGGCAAGGCGCGCACGTGGAGCGTGAAATTATGCTGGTGAAAGTTCAGGCCAGCGGCTATGGACGCGAAGAGGTAAAGCGCAATACGGAGATTTTCCGCGGACAGATTATCGATGTCACGCCGTCTATCTATACCGTCCAGCTGGCGGGTACCAGCGACAAGCTGGATGCGTTTTTAGCTTCGCTGCGCGATGTTGCACGAATTGTTGAAGTCGCTCGTTCAGGCGTTGTCGGATTGTCGCGTGGCGACAAAATCATGCGCTGA
- the cra gene encoding catabolite repressor/activator, translating to MKLDEIARLAGVSRTTASYVINGKAKQYRVSDKTVEKVMAVVREHNYHPNAVAAGLRAGRTRSIGLVIPDLENTSYTRIANYLERQARQRGYQLLIACSEDQPDNEMRCIEHLLQRQVDAIIVSTSLPPEHPFYQRWANDPFPIVALDRALDREHFTSVVGADQDDAEMLGAELRKFPAETVLYLGALPELSVSFLREQGFRTAWKDDPREVHFLYANSYEREAAAQLFEKWLETHPMPQALFTTSFPLLQGVMDVTLRREGKLPSELAIATFGDNELLDFLQCPVLAVAQRHRDVAERVLEIVLASLDEPRKPKPGLSRIRRNLYRRGSLNRR from the coding sequence GTGAAACTGGATGAAATCGCCCGGCTGGCCGGTGTCTCGCGAACGACCGCTAGCTATGTGATTAATGGTAAAGCGAAGCAATATCGCGTTAGCGATAAAACTGTTGAAAAGGTGATGGCGGTTGTTCGTGAGCATAACTATCACCCGAACGCGGTTGCTGCGGGCTTGCGTGCAGGACGTACGCGTTCTATTGGTCTGGTTATTCCTGACCTGGAAAACACCAGCTATACGCGTATCGCTAATTACCTGGAGCGCCAGGCGCGCCAGCGTGGCTATCAGCTCTTGATCGCCTGCTCCGAAGATCAGCCGGATAACGAAATGCGCTGTATTGAGCATCTGCTGCAGCGTCAGGTCGATGCGATTATTGTTTCAACCTCATTACCTCCTGAGCATCCGTTCTATCAACGTTGGGCCAACGACCCTTTCCCGATTGTCGCCCTTGACCGCGCGCTCGACAGAGAACATTTCACCAGCGTGGTGGGTGCCGATCAGGATGATGCCGAAATGCTCGGGGCGGAATTACGTAAATTCCCGGCTGAAACGGTGCTTTACCTGGGGGCTTTGCCGGAGCTTTCGGTCAGTTTTCTGCGTGAGCAGGGGTTCCGGACCGCGTGGAAGGACGATCCGCGAGAAGTCCATTTCCTCTATGCCAACAGCTACGAGCGTGAAGCCGCGGCGCAGCTGTTTGAAAAGTGGCTGGAAACCCATCCAATGCCGCAGGCGCTGTTCACAACCTCGTTTCCGTTGCTGCAGGGCGTGATGGACGTGACGCTGCGCCGGGAGGGCAAACTGCCTTCTGAGCTGGCTATTGCGACTTTTGGCGATAACGAACTGCTGGATTTCCTTCAGTGCCCGGTATTAGCCGTTGCTCAGCGCCACCGCGATGTGGCGGAACGCGTGCTGGAGATCGTACTCGCGAGTCTGGATGAACCGCGTAAGCCTAAACCTGGTTTAAGCCGTATTCGTCGCAATCTTTATCGCCGCGGCAGTCTGAACCGCCGCTGA
- the mraZ gene encoding division/cell wall cluster transcriptional repressor MraZ: MFRGATLVNLDSKGRLAVPTRYRDGLIEDASGQLVCTIDIHHPCLLLYPLPEWEIIEQKLSRLSSMNPSERRVQRLLLGHASECQMDSAGRLLIAPVLRQHAGLTKEVMLVGQFNKFELWDETTWYQRVKEDIDAEQSASGELSERLQDLSL; the protein is encoded by the coding sequence ATGTTCCGTGGGGCAACGTTAGTCAATCTCGACAGTAAAGGCCGTTTGGCCGTGCCGACGCGCTACCGCGACGGGCTGATCGAAGACGCTTCCGGTCAATTGGTGTGCACCATTGACATCCATCACCCGTGCCTGCTGCTTTATCCCTTGCCTGAATGGGAAATCATCGAGCAAAAATTGTCGCGTTTATCGAGCATGAATCCCAGCGAGCGGCGCGTACAGCGTTTGCTTTTGGGGCATGCCAGCGAATGTCAGATGGATAGCGCCGGGCGGCTATTAATAGCCCCGGTGCTGCGGCAACATGCCGGGCTGACAAAAGAAGTGATGCTGGTCGGGCAGTTCAATAAGTTTGAGCTGTGGGACGAAACGACCTGGTATCAACGGGTCAAGGAAGATATCGACGCTGAGCAGTCCGCTTCCGGGGAACTGTCGGAGCGCCTGCAGGATTTGTCTTTGTAA
- the rsmH gene encoding 16S rRNA (cytosine(1402)-N(4))-methyltransferase RsmH yields the protein MMENFKHTTVLLDEAVNGLNIRPNGIYIDGTFGRGGHSRLILSRLGAEGRLLAIDRDPQAIEVAKTIDDPRFSIVHGPFSQLADYVGERNLTGKIDGILLDLGVSSPQLDDAERGFSFMRDGPLDMRMDPTRGQSAAEWLQTADEADIAWVIKTFGEERFGKRIARAIVERNRIEPMTRTKELAEVVAAATPVKDKFKHPATRTFQAVRIWVNSELEEIEQALKSSLSVLAPGGRLSIISFHSLEDRIVKRFMREQSRGPQVPAGLPMTEEQLKKLGGRELRALGKLMPGEKEVAENPRARSSVLRIAERTNA from the coding sequence ATGATGGAAAATTTTAAACACACAACGGTTCTTCTGGATGAAGCCGTTAACGGCCTGAACATTCGTCCGAATGGTATCTACATTGATGGTACCTTTGGCCGCGGCGGTCACTCGCGTCTGATTCTCTCCCGGCTGGGAGCGGAGGGACGCCTGTTGGCTATCGATCGCGACCCCCAGGCTATCGAAGTTGCGAAAACTATCGATGATCCCCGCTTTTCCATCGTTCATGGTCCCTTTTCTCAGCTGGCTGACTATGTTGGCGAGCGTAATCTTACCGGCAAGATCGACGGTATTTTGCTCGACCTTGGCGTTTCTTCACCGCAGCTGGACGACGCTGAACGCGGTTTTTCGTTTATGCGCGATGGCCCGCTGGATATGCGCATGGATCCTACCCGCGGCCAATCCGCCGCAGAGTGGCTACAAACCGCCGACGAGGCTGATATCGCATGGGTAATTAAGACCTTTGGCGAAGAGCGCTTTGGTAAACGCATTGCCCGCGCCATCGTCGAACGTAACCGCATCGAACCGATGACGCGAACCAAAGAGCTGGCGGAGGTTGTCGCGGCGGCGACCCCGGTGAAGGACAAATTCAAACATCCCGCGACCCGTACCTTCCAGGCGGTGCGCATCTGGGTGAACAGTGAACTGGAGGAGATAGAGCAGGCGCTAAAAAGCTCGCTCAGCGTGCTGGCCCCGGGCGGGCGGCTCTCAATCATTAGTTTCCACTCGCTGGAAGACCGTATTGTGAAGCGCTTTATGCGTGAACAAAGCCGCGGTCCGCAGGTTCCGGCAGGGCTACCGATGACTGAAGAGCAGCTTAAAAAACTGGGCGGCCGTGAGTTAAGAGCACTAGGCAAGTTGATGCCGGGCGAAAAAGAGGTAGCTGAAAATCCTCGGGCCCGTAGTTCAGTTCTGCGTATTGCAGAGAGGACGAACGCATGA